The following proteins are encoded in a genomic region of Periophthalmus magnuspinnatus isolate fPerMag1 chromosome 21, fPerMag1.2.pri, whole genome shotgun sequence:
- the tank gene encoding TRAF family member-associated NF-kappa-B activator: protein MERNIGDQLNKAFEAYRQVSIEKEIAKKELQKMTEYYEGYTRKLQKQIEDQQRLISVLEAKLTALRPPPAGDMKCEPCEHAHDGASAYRKLQYQDNAVTGAAALNLPAGSAVDCQDMQDAFEAIQVKFRKIKSLTRRQKDHLKRFNGGNDTLNDQRFSMPIQCTDRTAEAERPFSSSALRTTAVDIPLPASSLASRGADPDDRDLDSLTKFSVKFPPSADSEYDFLNSAPDRHVALAVAEEEPVELPLSFVYSSSPSHSPSSSLSQESVRGPQQPLWSPELCREVDVGVDLVSPQSSSPDKCAFCHAVVPPDRMNKHLYTHFSHKNDNNQ from the exons ATGGAAAGGAACATCGGAGACCAACTCAACAAAGCCTTCGAAGCCTATCGTCAGGTCTCCATTGAGAAAGAAATAGCTAAGAAGGAGCTGCAGAAAATG ACTGAGTACTATGAGGGCTATACCCGTAAACTTCAAAAGCAGATAGAGGACCAGCAGCGGCTCATTTCGGTTCTTGAAGCTAAACTGACAGCTCTAAGGCCTCCACCTGCAG GGGATATGAAATGCGAGCCTTGTGAACATGCCCATGACGGCGCTAGTGCCTATAGAAAATTACAGTACCAG GACAATGCAGTCACTGGTGCAGCTGCTTTAAATTTACCAGCCGGCTCCGCTGTTGACTG TCAAGATATGCAAGATGCATTTGAAGCCATTCAGGTGAAATTTCGGAAGATAAAGTCTTTGACCAGAAGACAAAAAGACCATCTAAAGAGGTTTAATGGAGGAAATGATACATTAAATG ATCAGCGCTTCTCCATGCCCATCCAGTGCACGGACCGGACAGCGGAGGCCGAACgacccttctcctcctctgcgctCAGGACAACAGCAGTAGACATCCCGCTCCCCGCCTCATCCCTGGCCTCCCGCGGAGCCGACCCAGACGACCGGGACTTGGACTCTCTGACCAAATTCAGTGTTAAATTTCCTCCCTCAGCGGACAGTGAATACGACTTCTTGAACAGCGCTCCGGACCGCCACGTGGCTCTAGCTGTGGCTGAGGAGGAGCCGGTGGAGCTGCCCCTGTCTTTTGTCTACTCCTCGTCCCCCTCCCACTCGCCATCGTCCTCGCTTTCCCAGGAGAGCGTACGGGGACCCCAGCAG CCACTGTGGAGCCCTGAGCTGTGCCGCGAGGTGGACGTGGGGGTAGATCTGGTGTCTCCGCAGAGCAGCAGTCCCGATAAATGTGCGTTCTGCCACGCTGTAGTTCCTCCGGACCGGATGAACAAGCACCTCTATACACATTTCTCCCACAAAAACGACAACAACCAGTGA